The DNA segment CAATTGGACCATAATCGCTCCTAGCATGCCAACGATGATAACCACCAATATGGAAGCAAATACAATGGTCATCGAATAACGATAGCTTTCAGCCATATTTATTTGTTCAATTAAACCTATGAATTGAGGATCTTTTATTTGAGTCAATTTGTGAATATTAATTTCAACAAATTCCCTAAACGGTTTAAAGTTGATTGTTAGTGTTTTTCCTATTCCAATTAATGTAGGTAGTGCAAAAACAAACAGGATTCCTGAAATCATGAGAATAATCCTTAGGGGCAGATCCAAATATTTTTTCATTTTTTACCTCTCTTACATTTATATTGTCCGATATAGATAACTCTAAAGGAATTAGACGTGTCTGAACTGGTTTTTTGTTCACATTTTTGTAAAAAAAGTAAAATTATTTACAAAAATTAATCATTTCAAAAAAAGCTTGCCGATTAGTCTATTCAACGACTTAATCAGCAAGCTTTTTCTATCATTAAAAATATAATAATGCCACTTTTTCTTTTGCTTCTAAGTTTTGAATCATTGAGTACCAAGATTCTGGTTTATTAGATAAGACGGTATAATAGCGTTTCAAAAATTTCACTATTAAATCTGATTGCAGCTCATTCAATTCTCCATCCATTGGGAGGAAACATAGATCTAGACCTGTGACAGCTTCCCCATCATTGTTCCAGGACGGGTGAACATATGGAAAATCCAAACGTTTGTATCCAAGGTGTGCCAGCACTTCACGACGAACATAAGGATCCATCGGCTTAACACCGCCAAATTCATAGTGCTCTACACGATATGGATCATAGATTTCAGCAAACATACCCATCAGTTTCTTCCCATTCGCTGCTGCTAATTCATTCAGGTCTTCTAGTCTTTTATTCGCTAAAAAGGGACCTATGCCCAAGCCTGCTTGGCCAATAATTGTAAAATCCGTCATTGCTACATTAAAATCTTCATAATAACGGTACTCAGTTGCGCCCACTACTTTTCCTTCATGAACAGCGACAAAAACACGGATACCTGGATCTTCTAACGGTTCTTTCCAAAGATCAAATTCTAGTACTTCTTCTGGGGGGAACACATCTTGCATTAATTGATGCATTTGTTTAAATAACGGATCGTTGATATTGGTTATTCTACTATATTCCATTGGATCATCCCCTTTTCTTTATTTTGAATGGGAAAACGGATTTTTCCATTCCATTAGAGTCCCATAATTATAGGATTCTTCATCTTCTAAATAGTTTGCTACTACCCTTACAGGGGTACGACCGCAACGGAGGAGAAAAGTAATAACTGGATCCTTTAATTCTCCTTTTACCACCGCATCGATATATTGTTCTGGTGTCATATCATTCGCATGTTTGTGATACCCCGGCATTCTTCCTCCACCAAGCAATCTGTTCAATCCCAAATGAACAACTACATCATACATTGAAAACATTAGCCACTTGCCTAACCCTAATTTTCGAAATGCAGGTCGGACACCAATATCGACTACGTAAAGAGTATTTCCATTTGGGTTGTGGTTACGAATATAGCCATTATCCGTTATTTCCTCCCAGGAATGCTCTGGATGTTGAGGATCAAAGTCCACTAGCAATCCAGTCATAGATCCAGCGATTTCACCATTCACTTCAATACATAAAGCTCCTTGCGGAAAAAGTGTCACATGGTTTTTTAGTTGCTCTTCATTCCACCACAATTCAGATGGAAATGGAGGAGGAAAACTTTCCTGTTGAATACGTATTAAATCAGGAAAGTCCTTTTCTTCATAATTTCGGATGACAACTGGAACAGGTTTGTCTTGGTCGAAAACGAAAAATTCTTTTCGATACATGAGGATTCCCCCATTTCATTGTATAAATCCTCTTATTTTGTTTCCCAATCTGGGTAAAGATCTGTGCGTCGGTCACGCCATGTGGTAACCGATCCTTTTTCACGTACTTGATATAATAGCTCTAAATTCAAGTCAGCTGTAACGATCATATCCTGATTAATCTCACCTTCCACCAAAATCCCTTTTGGCGGGAATGGAATGTCATTTGGTGTGATGACGACTGCCTGGCCAAAATTGGCACGCATGAAATCAACTGTTGGCAGCGAGCCGATCGTACCAGTAGTGACAACATAGACTTGATTTTCGATGGCTCTTGCATGACTTGTGTAACGAACACGGTGAAAGCCGTGGCGATCGTCAGTACATGATGGACAGAAAATAACATCTGCCCCTTTCGCCTTTGCTATACGAACGATTTCCGGAAATTCAATGTCATAACAAGTTAACATAGCAATGGTACCTTTTTCTGTCTCGAATACCTCAAGGCCCTCACCTGGACTCATATTCCACTCATTAACTTCTGTTGGAGTAATATGCAGTTTTGCTTGTTCTACCACTCTTCCATCTGGATAAAACATATGTGCAACGTTATAAAGGCGATCACCTTTACGGATCACGTGTGTTCCACCTATAATGTGCATCTTATATTGTTTGGCCAGTTCAATAAATAATGACCGGTACTGATCGGTATAATCAGGTAGTTCTTGGATGGTTAATGCTTCCCCTTTATCGTTGCCTATTGACATAAGCTGTGTAGTAAAAAATTCAGGGAAAATGATAAAATCGGATCCAAATTCTTCTGCTGTTTTGATATAATGCTCCACCTGGTCTGCAAACTCTTTAAAAGAGCTAATGGTATGAAGATAATACTGAACGGCTGATACTCTCATTTGCATACAATCCCCTTCTTTCTATTTGTAATAATCATTTAATCCTATTATTAGCGAAATGAAAAATTTGAACAAGTACGCACTTTTTCATTACATAGTGTAAAAAACTATACTGTAAAATTTATATAGTTTCCCCTACCTTATTTTATTAGTATAAAATAATCTTTTCTTTTTCATACTAAAAAGAAGAATTACCATTACACTTTTTCTAAAGTGAACAAATGGGAGCTTATATCAGTGGGGGATGCTTATGTTTTGGAAAAAGGGTAAAAGCATTGCTAATGATAGTAGTGACGCACAACAACCTGTGCAAAGGAAGATATCACTAGACTCTCTAAAACAGGTTTTAGACAATATGGACGATGTAGAGATAATCGAACGCACTACACTTAACGATCAAAAAGTTGTCTTAATCTATTTAAAAACCTTAATTGACCAGGAACGTTTGAATGAATTGATAATAGAACCTGTTATCCAATGTCCACATGCCATGATTTACGAAAGCATAGCCACACCTAAAGTATTGAAGATCCAATCACTTGAAGAGGCACAGAAATTACTCCTCACCGGTGCTGTACTTCTGAATGATTGTATCCAAGAACAATGGTTGGTCATTCCTCTTCCTAACGAATTAAGTAGGGGGATTCAAACCTCTGAAACAGAAACAATTTTATACGGTGCAAAAGATAGTTTCACTGAACAATTAGAACCAAATATCACCCTCATACGCAGAAGACTTCCTATTACTGAATTAAAAACAGAGAAATATAAAGTAGGTTCATTAAGTGAAACAACTGTTGTCCTAATGTACATAGACGGGTTGACCAATCCTGAATATATATCAATAGCAAGAAAGAAAATCTCTGAAATTAACTTTGATTTATTTTTCGATTCATCCCAGGTAGCGGCATTTATGGAGGAACATCATCACAGTATTTTTCCACAATTCCAACAAACTGACCGCCCAGATGTTTGTGCTTATTCCTTAGGGCTCGGTAAATTAACTATCTTGGTAGAGAACACACCGTTTGTATTAATTGCACCAATCACCTTTTTTCACCTTTTCCAATCTCCTGAGGATTATATTAATCGTTGGCCGGTTGCAAGTTTTTTAAGAGTTATTCGATATTTTAGCTTTTTTCTGTCCGTCACACTGATACCATTTTATGTTGCATTAACAACCCACCATTATCAAATGATTCCCTTACAAATACTATTTGTTTTAGTGGAATCTAGAAGTAAACTACCTTTTACACCATTTTGGGAAGCATTAGTGATGTTAACTATTCTTGAAATCATAAAAGAAGCGAGTTTACGGATGCCGACCAAATCAAGTCAAACCTTAGGGGTGATTGGTGGTATAGTTATCGGTCAAGCAGCGGTTCAAGCGGGTTTTGCGAGCAAAGTATTAATTGTATTAGTTTGTATTTCAACCATCTCCTCATTTTTAGTACCAAACTATTTGATGACGAAGGCAAATACACTCATTCAATTTGGTTTTCTTCTCCTTTCATCCTTTTTTGGTGTTTTTGGCATTGCCATGGGAGCAATTGCCATTTTAGCACATCTAAATGGTCTTACTTCCTTAAAACAACCCTATTTTTCACCAATCGCTCCATTTTACTGGAAGGACTGGATCGATCTCTTTATTAGAGGGCCTTTAATAAACATGAAATCCCGTCCGGATCATTTACACCCTTTACAGAAATGGAGATACAAACGAAGGATGTGATTCAAAGTTGACCACATTTTCCTTATTTGATAAATCATCTAAATTTGACGGAATCTATGCCTTTTTCATCGTGAACCGTTTCCAAATGCTTTACCTATTTTTTTTAATGCCTACCTACTTATTACATCCGTTTATGATTTGGGGCATTGTTGCAATGGCAATCTTTTCCCAACTCAATATAAAGCTGTTATGCAAATGGCTAGAATCAAATTATGCTAAAAAGGGATATCAAGGTTTTGTAGAGCTTTTTGGTGTTCGAATGGTAAGGCTTTTGACTTTTATAGGCCTAATATTGATACTAATTAAAATAACTGTGATCACACTCGGATACTTAGAAGTCATTCATGATTTTATTTTCCCATCAATGAATTCAAATTGGATTATTTTTTTCATTCTTCTTACGAGCTCCTATGTTGCTTCACTAGGAATGAAAAATACCATACGGTTTGTGGTAATTGTTTTTTTATGTGTTTTTTGGATAATTTTTTTATATTTTCCCTTTTTTATTCCACCAATCGCTGCATTACATGATTTGTATCCCTTGATACCAACAAATTGGACAACTGATTCATGGAAAGGATTGTTACTCATTTGGTCTTCATATTCAGGACCAGAGTATTTAATCTGTTTAATTCCTTGGATCAAACCACAACAAAAAATGAGTAAATATTTAACTTATGCGAATGCTCTTTCTACTTCAGAGTATTTGCTATTGTTTATTGCGAGTTTATTCTTTTTCGGTTCAAATTATTTAAGTAAAAGTAAATACCCTATTATTCATATGATTCGATACTTACAATCTCCCATGTTTGAACGACTGGATATTATCCTGATTTCACTTCATATGTTTGTATTGGTGTTTGCTATATCCATTTTCATGTTATGTATATATGGGGCTACAAGAATCATCCTAAAAAAAACAAGTACCCAACCTTCACGTATGGGTTTTGCTGTCACTTGTATTATGTTATTTCTCTGCTTTGTAATTGTGAATAATTGGATTTGGTCCATTGAAACCGAACAGAATTTTCTCCTGAATATTCAAATTTGGTTAAGTGGAATAACTTACTTTATCGTCCCAACATTCTTGCTCCTATTGACAAAGCTAAAAGGGCGTGTAAAAGCATGAGACGCAAGAAAATGCTTTTAGTTTGGGGAATCTTTGTTTCATTAGTCATGATTCCAGGATGTGCCCCATTTGTTGAGAACAACACAATTGAAGATATTGCCCCTGTCACTTTTTGGTCAATTAGTAAAGGCGAAAAAGGAAAAATAAAAATGAGTACATTAGTCCCTCCATTAGTAAATGAGCCAAAAAGCTTATTAACACTAGATGTTGATCTCCTTAAACAGGGAGGAAAAGACTTTAATTTAAGATATTATCGTGAATTGAAGGTTGGACAACTCCGTTTGTTTTTAATTCATGAGGAATTAGCGAAACAAGGGATTTTTCAGTTGATTAACACGCTATTGACAGACTATGATGTTTCGCAACGAATGTATTTAGTAATCGTTAAAGGTAATTTTGACGAATATATTAACAGACAAGCAAAGAAGCAAGAAAACCTTGATTATTATCTATATCGGATGCTAAAACACTATGAGAGGAAAAAACAAGGTGAAATGACCATTGTCAATTTGCATGAATATAAAAATAAGCTGTTTTCACCATTTTCAGATCCCGTTCTTCCTGTTTTCACAGTAGCGAAAGATAACTTTACTTACGAGGGGACTGCTTTTTTTAGCAATGATAAATTAATAGAAACGGTCACAAGTACCGAAGATCAAATATTTCAACTTCTTGACAATGATCACTATTTGAAGTTTTTTCCAATACCAAAATTAGATGTGGTTATTGGACGACTACGCTCAAGAGTAAATGTGGATTTAGATAAAAATCTTTCCCTAGTTACAATAAACGTGAAACTAAATGGAAGAATTGAGGAATATCAAGGTAATAAAAATATCCTTAACGGAAATGAACTGATGCAGCTTCAGAAGGAAATTGAAACTGAATTAGAAATGAAAACTACGGACCTCATAAAAAAAATGCAAGAGCTTAAGGTGGATCCTCTTCAAATCGGGACACATACCCTTAGCCCCTTTTCCAAACCCATCAGCGAAAAGGTATGGTTAGCCGCTTGGGGAAAAATGAAAATAAAAGTTAATTATCAGCTTTATTTTGAGGCATTACAAAATACTAAAAATAATTATTAAATTATCATGAAAAGAGGTTGACCCCCTTGGCCGGAGTCAACCTTAGATTACCAGTTAAGATTTACCTAATCGACTCTTGTCTAACTAAAGGATTCAACCCAGCAGTTTCCATATAATCTTTTCCCCAGTTATACATAGCATCGAGAATCGGCATCAAGCTTCTTCCTTGTTCAGTAAGGGAGTATTCTACTTTTGGAGGAACCACGGGATAGACTTCGCGATTTACAATCAAGTCTTCTTCCAGTTCTCGCAATTGATTAACTAGCATTCTCTGCGTGATCCCTGGCATAAGAGCTTTCAGTTCACCAAATCGCTTCGTTCCCTCTTTTCCTAGATGCCATAGTATAAGCATCTTCCATTTACCACCGATAACGGAAAGAGTTAATTCTTTTTCACAATTAAACATCTTATCCTGCATTCGCGACATTTCACATCACCTCCATATTTATTATACCCCACAGTATACTTTTTTCACTATACAAAATAAAAGTCTGTACTTGTAATATACTCCCATACATTATATATTAGCAGTGAATATATAATTCTAATCTGCTTTTCAAGAAAGGAGTTAAAGAATGATGGAACAATTTAAAGCATTGATGGTAGATAAAAATGAAAACGATTTTTCTGTTCAACTCAAAAATATTACCTTAAATGAGTTACCTCAAGGTGATGTTTTAATCAAGGTTTCTTATTCTGCGATTAACTATAAAGACGGTTTAGCTAGTATTCCGAATGGAAAAATCATCACAAACTATCCCTTTATTCCAGGTATTGATTTAGCAGGGGTAGTCGTATCCTCTCAAGACCCACGTTTCCGTGAAGGGGACGAAGTCATTGCAACAAGCTATGAAATTGGTGTTTCCCATTATGGTGGTTATAGTGAATTTGCCCGAATTCCTGGTGATTGGATTGTCCCATTACCAAAAAATTTAACGTTGAAAGAATCAATGATTTTGGGGACAGCAGGTATTACTGCAGCCCTCTCCATTCAAAGGTTAGAAGATAACGGTTTAACACCAGAAAAAGGAAAAGTTCTTGTTACAGGAGCAACAGGCGGTGTAGGTAGTTTAGCTGTTTCCATGCTTTCAAAAAGAGGATACGAAGTAGTCGCTAGTACTGGTAAAAATTCTGAGCATACTTTTTTAAATAAGATCGGTGCAAAAGAGATTATCTCTCGTGAAGATGTCTTTAACGGTAAAATCAAGCCCCTTGATAAACAAATTTGGGCTGCGGCGGTTGATCCAGTAGGGGGAGAGACACTTGCATCCATCTTAAGTAAAATCCAATACAATGGTTCTGTTACGGTCAGTGGTTTAACTGGTGGAGGAAGCGTTCCTACCTCCGTGTTTCCGTTTATTTTACGTGGCATAAACCTTCTCGGTATTGATTCTGTTTATTGTCCAATGGATGTTCGGCAAGAACTATGGAATCGCATGGCAACCGATTTAAAACCTTCTACTCTTTCTGAAATTATACAGAAAGAAATTACACTTGAAGAATTACCTGAAAACTTGCCTACTATTTTAAAAGGACAAGCAAGAGGTAGAATCATAGTAAAGATTTAATAAAACAATAGAGAGGGACCCAAAGTCTCTCTCTAAAGGAAATTACTTTCTTAACATGACAACATTTTTTTCTAGATCCAGAGTGATAACTAAGTCAGTCATTCCAACAAACAACCCATTTTCAACGACTCCCGGTATCATGTTAAGCATTCGTTCTAACGTCTCAGGCTGAACGTGCTCAGGAATTCGGCAGTCAAAAATATAGTTTCCATTATCAGTAATAAACGGAGTTTCACCGTTTAATCGAATTTCCGGGACTAAACCAATGGCTCTAATATATTTTTCCGTCATTTCATAACCGAACGTAATAACTTCTACAGGCAATCGAAACGCACCTAATTTCTCTACCACTTTAGATGAATCAGCTACAACAATAAATGTTTTAGCTGCTCTCGCAATGATTTTTTCTCTTAAAAGTGCGCCGCCTCCACCTTTGATCAGTTCCAATTCTGGATTGACTTCATCTGCTCCATCAATAGCAATATCTATACTATCTATTTCATTGAAGCTTGTAAGTGGAATGCCTAATTCTTTGGCAAGTTCTTCCGTTTGAACAGAAGTTGGAATAGCTTTAATGGAAAGGCCTTCATTCACTAGCTGACCAAGCTTTTGTATGGTATAAAAAACTGTCGAACCCGTACCAAGCCCCACAACCATGCCATCTTTAACAAACTCTGCTGCTTTTTCACCGACTATTTTTTTATCAACAATTTTGACACCCATCAAAACTAGGTCCTTTCTTTTCATAAAGCATAATTATCATTGTTCTAATTCTTTGCCAAACTTTCGTGATCAGTGGCAGAGGGAGGTTGTTCCATCCATCCCTTTTCTATTAATAAATTTATACCATCTTCAGCAATTACGGCAATTTCGGTATTCATTCGTGCGTAATCTGCCGTTAAGTCTCTTCTTTGTCCCATTGATAATGCCTCACTATAATAAGCAATGGCTGCAGAAAGCAGTGTCGCTATATGAAATAGCATAAGTTTATCTGAAAAGGGTGGAACTGTTGAATCTGTTACCTCTGTTTCAAATAACTTTG comes from the Neobacillus sp. PS2-9 genome and includes:
- a CDS encoding GNAT family N-acetyltransferase; the protein is MEYSRITNINDPLFKQMHQLMQDVFPPEEVLEFDLWKEPLEDPGIRVFVAVHEGKVVGATEYRYYEDFNVAMTDFTIIGQAGLGIGPFLANKRLEDLNELAAANGKKLMGMFAEIYDPYRVEHYEFGGVKPMDPYVRREVLAHLGYKRLDFPYVHPSWNNDGEAVTGLDLCFLPMDGELNELQSDLIVKFLKRYYTVLSNKPESWYSMIQNLEAKEKVALLYF
- a CDS encoding GNAT family N-acetyltransferase encodes the protein MYRKEFFVFDQDKPVPVVIRNYEEKDFPDLIRIQQESFPPPFPSELWWNEEQLKNHVTLFPQGALCIEVNGEIAGSMTGLLVDFDPQHPEHSWEEITDNGYIRNHNPNGNTLYVVDIGVRPAFRKLGLGKWLMFSMYDVVVHLGLNRLLGGGRMPGYHKHANDMTPEQYIDAVVKGELKDPVITFLLRCGRTPVRVVANYLEDEESYNYGTLMEWKNPFSHSK
- a CDS encoding carbon-nitrogen hydrolase family protein translates to MQMRVSAVQYYLHTISSFKEFADQVEHYIKTAEEFGSDFIIFPEFFTTQLMSIGNDKGEALTIQELPDYTDQYRSLFIELAKQYKMHIIGGTHVIRKGDRLYNVAHMFYPDGRVVEQAKLHITPTEVNEWNMSPGEGLEVFETEKGTIAMLTCYDIEFPEIVRIAKAKGADVIFCPSCTDDRHGFHRVRYTSHARAIENQVYVVTTGTIGSLPTVDFMRANFGQAVVITPNDIPFPPKGILVEGEINQDMIVTADLNLELLYQVREKGSVTTWRDRRTDLYPDWETK
- a CDS encoding spore germination protein; this translates as MFWKKGKSIANDSSDAQQPVQRKISLDSLKQVLDNMDDVEIIERTTLNDQKVVLIYLKTLIDQERLNELIIEPVIQCPHAMIYESIATPKVLKIQSLEEAQKLLLTGAVLLNDCIQEQWLVIPLPNELSRGIQTSETETILYGAKDSFTEQLEPNITLIRRRLPITELKTEKYKVGSLSETTVVLMYIDGLTNPEYISIARKKISEINFDLFFDSSQVAAFMEEHHHSIFPQFQQTDRPDVCAYSLGLGKLTILVENTPFVLIAPITFFHLFQSPEDYINRWPVASFLRVIRYFSFFLSVTLIPFYVALTTHHYQMIPLQILFVLVESRSKLPFTPFWEALVMLTILEIIKEASLRMPTKSSQTLGVIGGIVIGQAAVQAGFASKVLIVLVCISTISSFLVPNYLMTKANTLIQFGFLLLSSFFGVFGIAMGAIAILAHLNGLTSLKQPYFSPIAPFYWKDWIDLFIRGPLINMKSRPDHLHPLQKWRYKRRM
- a CDS encoding GerAB/ArcD/ProY family transporter, which translates into the protein MTTFSLFDKSSKFDGIYAFFIVNRFQMLYLFFLMPTYLLHPFMIWGIVAMAIFSQLNIKLLCKWLESNYAKKGYQGFVELFGVRMVRLLTFIGLILILIKITVITLGYLEVIHDFIFPSMNSNWIIFFILLTSSYVASLGMKNTIRFVVIVFLCVFWIIFLYFPFFIPPIAALHDLYPLIPTNWTTDSWKGLLLIWSSYSGPEYLICLIPWIKPQQKMSKYLTYANALSTSEYLLLFIASLFFFGSNYLSKSKYPIIHMIRYLQSPMFERLDIILISLHMFVLVFAISIFMLCIYGATRIILKKTSTQPSRMGFAVTCIMLFLCFVIVNNWIWSIETEQNFLLNIQIWLSGITYFIVPTFLLLLTKLKGRVKA
- a CDS encoding Ger(x)C family spore germination protein, with the translated sequence MRRKKMLLVWGIFVSLVMIPGCAPFVENNTIEDIAPVTFWSISKGEKGKIKMSTLVPPLVNEPKSLLTLDVDLLKQGGKDFNLRYYRELKVGQLRLFLIHEELAKQGIFQLINTLLTDYDVSQRMYLVIVKGNFDEYINRQAKKQENLDYYLYRMLKHYERKKQGEMTIVNLHEYKNKLFSPFSDPVLPVFTVAKDNFTYEGTAFFSNDKLIETVTSTEDQIFQLLDNDHYLKFFPIPKLDVVIGRLRSRVNVDLDKNLSLVTINVKLNGRIEEYQGNKNILNGNELMQLQKEIETELEMKTTDLIKKMQELKVDPLQIGTHTLSPFSKPISEKVWLAAWGKMKIKVNYQLYFEALQNTKNNY
- a CDS encoding helix-turn-helix domain-containing protein; translation: MSRMQDKMFNCEKELTLSVIGGKWKMLILWHLGKEGTKRFGELKALMPGITQRMLVNQLRELEEDLIVNREVYPVVPPKVEYSLTEQGRSLMPILDAMYNWGKDYMETAGLNPLVRQESIR
- a CDS encoding acryloyl-CoA reductase; protein product: MMEQFKALMVDKNENDFSVQLKNITLNELPQGDVLIKVSYSAINYKDGLASIPNGKIITNYPFIPGIDLAGVVVSSQDPRFREGDEVIATSYEIGVSHYGGYSEFARIPGDWIVPLPKNLTLKESMILGTAGITAALSIQRLEDNGLTPEKGKVLVTGATGGVGSLAVSMLSKRGYEVVASTGKNSEHTFLNKIGAKEIISREDVFNGKIKPLDKQIWAAAVDPVGGETLASILSKIQYNGSVTVSGLTGGGSVPTSVFPFILRGINLLGIDSVYCPMDVRQELWNRMATDLKPSTLSEIIQKEITLEELPENLPTILKGQARGRIIVKI
- the rpiA gene encoding ribose-5-phosphate isomerase RpiA encodes the protein MVDKKIVGEKAAEFVKDGMVVGLGTGSTVFYTIQKLGQLVNEGLSIKAIPTSVQTEELAKELGIPLTSFNEIDSIDIAIDGADEVNPELELIKGGGGALLREKIIARAAKTFIVVADSSKVVEKLGAFRLPVEVITFGYEMTEKYIRAIGLVPEIRLNGETPFITDNGNYIFDCRIPEHVQPETLERMLNMIPGVVENGLFVGMTDLVITLDLEKNVVMLRK